The window CACACACCCCTTTGGCTCTAAGGAAGATGCTGGGAAAGGGGAGTtggtattttgtctttttgagagaTCTGCCCTTGAAAGATTTGGCTACTGTACCTATGGCCTCGAGTCCAATCCCAAATAGGAGTTTCAAACTCAAGTAACCCCGAATAGCACCTAGCTGTCCCTAAATATGAAATAAAGGCCCCTCTTCGTTCTTCCAACTACCCCAGAATGCAAAGAACTGTACCATCAGAGTGTAGCCAGGGCCTTTGAATCCATCACACTTTTACCTGAGCTCAGATTTCGTGAAGTaccccaacccccacctccagTGGCTTTGAAACAAGTCTTAACAGATGGTCACTCTTGCCATCCATCCCATGCCATCAATTCAAGTCAAGATTGGTCAATGTATTGAATATGAACTTTATTGTGATTTGGTTTATGTAAGGCAGTGTAGTGAAGGCACTGCAGAAGTTAAACAGACTGGAAAACATGGTAAAAAATGAGCGAGCTAAAAATGAATGCTTGCTGGACTAGGCTAAGTACTACAACtatgtttctttttcatcattGCAGAAGCgttgaaatatttttgaaggtGGGGATTTGGGGTGGAATTAGGGAAGGCTTCATGGACGAGGTGGCATTTATACTGGGCCTTGAAGGAGGGGCAGAAAGTTGATAGGTTAAGATGGAGGGAAGAACATTTCATAATGACTGACTCTAGAGAAAATTCTGTTGAAGTACTGAAAAATGAGAGGGCAAACAAACACCCCCAGCGAGTGAAGCATCCCAACTGAGAGAAAAGTCTGAGGAGTCTGGGCTGGGACCAAAGTCTCAAGTCCCCAGATGGGGTCTTCAGTACAAATGATATTAGGAGGCACAGGACAATGGGCTTGTTTGTAAACCTAGCAGCAGCGAGAGGTTTCACATTGCAGTCAGGGGCCCCAAACTGGCTGTAATATGTCTGGATGAATTCTCTCATCTTTTAGGTGTGTGTGGTACTTACTTATCTTTCTTCTTGCCCACTGACTGCCTGAATGGTAGTTCGTGTGCGCCCATGTGCGCATGTGTGAGTGTAGGTGTGTGTGGATGGGTGGGGGACCGAGGCTTTGTCTCCCACTGCAGCTTCTTCCACTTTTCCGTCTTGTGGCACACAGCAGGCTTCCATTGAGCTGAAGCTCAGGCCCTTCTCACTGTCTAGGACTCATTGAACTCCAGCTCTTGATTAAGCACCTAGGAAGCTTTCTCAACATGAAGGTAAAATTTACTGTGGGGGGTGACTTGGGTTAGGGCAGGACTACACTTTCCggaggtgatgatggtggtgagtggtggtggtggtggtggtggtggtcgtggttggtggtggtggcagtggtggctgTTAAGGGTTGGGGACTTAAAGCCAGCTCTGGCTGCTGGGTGAAATGCTGCTGGGAAGTCTATAGTGTTCAGTCAGGAGCTAGGATGTCAGGCTAGACCAGCTTGGCCTTGATCAGCCCTCCTCCTTCCTCAACATGCCCTACAGGGGAGATATATCAAACAACTGAAAACATCAAAGACATCTGTAGGGTGTCCAGCCTCTTGTTATTGTCCTGCTTGAATCTCACCCCCGGAAGCCCCAGAGATCCTTTCTTGGCAAATGTGTATGATGTCTAGATAGGACTGTCGCCTCCCCATGTCCAGCTGCTGGAGGTATATAGGTTATGTAGCTACTGATGCTACTTGGATTGGGAGGTATGGGGAATTTATCAGAAGAGAGGAAGAGTTAATTATTGTGAATCTCATTCTTTCTAAAGATTGTGAATCTTAACTAAGACCTGGCACCTGACGGAAAATAAAAGGGTGGCAAGCTTTGTCAGGATTCTTTGAGATTGGAGATTTAGAGCTCAGTGAGATCATCGCTGGAAATAACCTTGAAACTGATGTGGCCTTGCTTGACTTTGGCAGTTGGACCACCCTTCTTACGCAGGTACAGAGACTTCAGATCACGGCAGTCGCTGGGGTCAGCATCCAGAGTAACCTGCCCCAAGAACTGATCACAGAATTTTCGGCTGTTCCAGACCTGGAAAGACAAACGAAGGGGGTGAAGATGAGCAGCCCTCAGTGAGATTAGCCTTTGCCCAGTGACATCCAGATCTAATGCTGAGCTTCAAATGATTTGTTTTAAAACCAAGAGACTCTTCTGTCCTTTCCTGATAGCCCATCAGTTGAGGGGAGGATACCTCAAAGAATATAGATGAAAAGCCAGAAAACAGAATCTCCGGGTTGTTCTTGACCTGTGGGATAGTTACCTAAAGGCTGCTGGTCAGACGTATTAAGTcagaaaaactgccaaactgcagtgattcaTCCTGACCTAGCCATGTGAAGGTCCTCTGAACTGGCATATGCTTTCCTCCATGGGACTTTATGATACGTGTGTGAACATGTGTACTGGTGAGCATATGGGCTTTTGCCCACAATTAAATAAAGGGAAGAGAGGAGATTTAGGATGGATGGTAATAAGGAAGTCAGTGTCCATGTTTGATGAGAAGAGTTTTTGAgtgtaaaacaaaccaaaaaatatgATAATTATTGCTCTGCATCCTAAACATATATAAGGTACTTGGGATCATCTAGTATCTGGTACAGAGTATGAGCCTTTCTGGCGACCCCTGTATACACTCTTACCTGTACTATAATAGGAATGTCAGTGGTCCTTCTGTAGAAAATGGCCTGGGTGTCAAAAATGGCATGAACTGTATTCTTCTGGACAGGAGAACGgacttcctcctttccacatttgatgACCAAATATGGGTTTACAGCTGGAACAAAGTGACATATGTTTTTAACACACCAATTAAAGTTCCTTTTCTAGATAGACAAGAAGGTATCTCGCTAAGCCAATTCTGGGACTACTCGAGCACCAGAATGACTGAGATTCAGCACTTTTATTCccacttccctttctttttccatattttatatagGAATATGAAAATGAATCTAATGTAGGCCTTGCCTGAAGTTGACATCCCATCCTCTGCCATGGTTGCCATCCATTCCCAACTTCTCTAGACTGAAAATATCGCTGGAGAAAATCATTTGTGATCATGTTTTCTAACTTATGTGCTATAAATGCAACTGAACTTTGCTTTCCCAGACATTCCTGCCATTCTTACTTTCATTGGCATACTTCTTCTCCAGGTCCTCAGCACTATGAACAGTGATCTGAGTAACTACTTTCGGGTAGCCACGAGCCAGGTTCCAGCAGGACATTTTGGGCATGTCCAGAGTCAGTTCCCTAgaacatcaaaataaaagatTGTCATCATATGATAAATATCCTTTGATGAAATAAGCCCGCCAAAGCAGACATCATTGCTGAAAAGCATGAGACATTGTGTGACTTAGCCCATTCCTCCTCAGATATggcttatatatattttaagcatgctttcctttctcctttctttaagGGCCAGGGGATAAAGATCAAAGTAGGCAGGGCTGGGACAAAAAGGTGGCTTTGGTGATCCAGCACACAGAACATAATAGAAGAGCAGGGAAGAGTGCCAGCTGCTTAAGAAAAGAGGCCATCAGCcagaaaacagaagacaaaattgATGTGGAAGAACTTAGACTATAGGCCTGTTCCTCTTTAAGGGTAGCTCAGAGCTCTGAAGTTCAGACCTTCACTGGGGAATTTCCCCCAACCAccctttgagaaatatttttaccACCATGATTTCAGTGAATCAAGTCTGATTTAAACAAGTTGTCCCGTTGAATGTCTGAAGAGGGGAGATGGGCGAAGGGGTTTAGGATTGGAAGTAAAGCAAAGAACAGGGGTTTGAGGGCTTGCGAAGGAAACTGAACCTGAGCTGGACAGGCACTTCAGAGAAGATTCTCAGAAGAAACTCGCTGGTGCGACCATGCTGGAACATGGTTGGGACAAGCACATAGTTGCCCTTCTTCAGGTACTTGCTCAGAAACACTGTGCGGGTGTCAATATAGGTGGAAGTCCCAGCACGCTCCTGGATGTAGAGGTGGTGGAGGCGGAATTTGCGGTTCATCTCCACCTGGAAATGAAATAGGGTaaaatattcaattccactcaaatCATGGTCTTTGTATCCTCCGTCTTCTTTATCCCTAGGCCTTCCATTCTTCCCCTACCCTTAAATCATCCTAATTTTTACTCTGTTTGCCTTCATTCTCTCTGCCCCAAATGCCCATTTTTACCTTGAAGAGCTCAAAGCCAATGATGTAATTGTCAGGTCTTCCCATTCGGCGGTAAGTGCGCAGGTCCTTCTGCTGCAGTGACATAATGACCTTGTGCCCATCCTCAGGGACAGTGAAGATGTACTAAGGGAAAGAGGCCACCACAGAGGTGAGTTAGCATTCCCATTTCAGATGAACCAGCTTAAATTTCAGGGAATAAAGCTTGTTATTGGGAAGCAGAGCCTTGAGTTCTTTTCTGGGCTTTCATATTTATCAGACAACAAGGTCTTGGATAATTCACTGACTTGCTAAGTGTAGACCATTAACACTTGCTTCTTTCTATGTCATTCAGCATGTGTTGAAGGACAACTTTATTCTTAGCCTTTGATGCCAAAGAGGATATGCTTTGTTCTAATAAGTTCTTGGtaaattattgtattattattattattattattattgttgttattattatcccTTTGTATTTAAATGCCATATATAGAAAAATTTGgaatccataaagacagaaaggtTTTTATTTGACTCAACCTGACACTACAGCATCACCCTGGGCTAGCCTCCTATTGCCAGCCAGACATATGGCTTGTGGAAGGGCTCCTTGGAGAATTGATGTTTTGCTACTGCCACTTTAAGGAAGCTACAAGCCTGTGTCAGAGACTTTCCAAACATCATCTGGGGAATCACGGTGCTATTAGGAGATAAAACTAAAAGGCATCagatttttctctctgtctctgtctccattcctctctccctttagaaggaaacataaaacagctactcaggaggctaaggcagaaggatcccttgagcccaggaattcaagggtgcagtgaactgtgatcatgccactgcactccagcctgggcaacaaagtgagaccccatctctaaaatgaaggaaagaaggaaggaaggaaggaaggaaggaaggaaggaaggaaggaaggaaggaaagaaggaaggaaggaaggaaagaagggagggagggaggaagggagggagggaggaattaaAAACAGATTCTGAACTAAGGCCCCTAAGTTCAATCCTGTACATACATATAGAGTGAAGCCATTTTCCCAGCTTAGTATATGTGCCTAATACTTGAAACATTTCCAGAGTTGTAAATGCGGGTGAGgtggtgtgtgttgggggagatAGGATATTTCTTTAGGAACAATTAAGATGGGAAGGGTGGAAGAGCAGTATGAGTTAGGTGAATCAGCCCACTAGTCTCTATATTCTCCTAAATGCCTGACCAATGAAATCCATGGAAAGAAAAGACACACCCATGGGCAGTGAGGCAGCAATATAGTCAAAATTCTTGTTTTCTATGAGTTAGCTCATCAGCACATTTTGAGATGAAACCACCCAGGTTATTATAGATTCAGCCTTTAGATGTTTGGATTTTTTACTCTGGAGTGTGCGTGGACTTGACCCTGCTATGTCACCTGGAATAGCACTGTAACGGGAGATGGATGGGACGGAGTCGTTGACAGGGCAATGATTCAAATCCTGGGAAAAATGACCTGGATCTAGATGATAAAATGGAGGCATAATAATGGGGTTCAAAAGAGTCATCTGCATTAGAAAGAAGAAGAATATAGTAAATGTGCACCCCAGAGAACAGCTGGGCAGTaaagagaaatgaggaagaaTTGAGAGAGCATCTCAAAGCAGATCTTCTCTCTCCAACGTGGGACCATCACAAGGAAGCAGGGATTGTCAAAGAGCCATACCAGACAATATGGCCAGAAGAGAGGCAGCCAGAGGAGGTGATTCAGATTTGATACTGCTGCCAAAGTCTGTCTCTGCAAAAAGACATAGTCTGCTGTGTTTTACAAGCACCTGAGACAATCCCTAGGGATCCTGATTGATGAATATTACACAATAGCTGCAAATGGAAGACTTGATGCTAAAGAACTACTCCGGAGATGACCAAAGCAAGATCTGAGTTCCTATTGACTGGATAACTTTGAGGCAAATAAAGTAATTGACTCAAACCTGGGGATTCTGCAGGAAGGTATCACGGTTGTTATAGCAGCCTCCTGAGCGGTTCATCAGGGGATCATCATCCACAGTCCAGCATCCCAACACTGATTCCAGCTCCTTTCGGCCAAAAATAGGGTTGTTCACATTGCGGCAGACATTCAGTTTGTGAAAGTTGCGGCAAAAGTCCTCCAAGCTCATCCTGAATGGAAGgagcacaggaaaaaaataaagatggtatTTAATACTTAACACTGTAGTTCCATGTAGAAGCCCCAATTCCCTTGGTGCAGAAACCCCTCCTCACCAAAACTCTCCATCATCAGACATAACAAGCCCCAGGTTCTTGCGATCTGCTGCAGTCAGTTGCTGCCACTCTTCAGAACtgaaagcaaatagaaaaaaaaaaaagataaaccattATGTTTGCCATTGACTTCTCGTAGTAAGCAGGGTGCCAGAGAAACTGAACGCATGAGGCTCAGTCCTGCTTTATTTCATCTGCGGCTGGGTCACAGACCCCGTGCCTGACAAAAGCCCACAGATGTCATTGAGCGTTGACAGCACACTAGTAGTCTGGAGGGATGGGTCTGGGAGAACTACAGGGCTTTGGAGATGTAGCtgtgaaagtggaatgcaactcaCATTTCACTCCAGGggccactccattcctgtcttcCCAAGGGGTTTCTCAGGCGAACCATATACAGCTTCTCAGCACTGAAGACTTCCACAAGTCTCTCTCCAAGACGAATTTTGCGAATATCGGTCATGGTATAGGTATGGCCCTTCAGCAGACCCCAATCAGTTTCAACTTCTTGCTCCTCCTGATTGGGAGACTGAGAGCAAAGAAAGATATATGAAGGCACAGGAATTGGGAGACCCAGTCCTGACTCCTCTTCTTCATTAATTGGCTTAACCCAGTAGGATTGAAGCTAGTTCTCACACAGATGGAAATTTCATCCTGACACCCAACTTGAAACAAAAGCagtagaggaaaataaataaagaatgtaaTATAACAACTCAAACAAGTCAGATTCAAACTATCCACTATAGTACATTAATATGAACTGCCATTAAATTTGATGGGGCAGATTCATTTATTGAGCAAGCAGCCATAACCTCAAGATCTAGAAGCAGAGACAAGAGGAATAATTTAGCAGAGGCTACTGACACCAGCCTGGATGCTGCATTGGTTCCATGTGGAATGACTGGTACAAAAGGATAAAAAACTAAAGCACCTCAGCTTCCACACCAGGACAAAATGTGTATTTTAGCTTTCCAAGTCCCATTAATAGTTTTTCATGGGTCTTCGGGTTAAGGGCGAATTTCCCTACTAAATTTTGTAGTCTCTTCTGCCAGGAATGAGTATACAGTGGTTGTTTTTCATGAGTACAAACCTCAATGGAACAGCAGATCAGACCACCTTTGGTAAATGTTTTGTACAGTTCTCCAAATAGCTTGTACTTCTCCTCAACAAGCTCCGTGTATCTTCCTTTCTGCATGTCAACAGTTTCAGCCAATGTGCCCGTGAAGTCCACAATAATATCAGTGATGGTCAAACCATCCAAGGCCTCATAACAGCCTAGCAGCCTGAGGGCAAGTATGCAAGGTTATCTTTGTAAAATTGTTTTTCCAGGTCAAGAACATCATAATCTAAAGAATCAGAACATCCCCTGCCTAGACTTTACCAGATAGCTTTTCTCTAGGTATGAAATGAGAGatgttttgaaattatattcaGAAATTTCTAGGCTTAGGCTATGTTGATCAAGGACAGTCTacgcagaaacttctttctatGGGGAGATATGAGATAAAGAAAAAACGAAGTGATAATACCATGTGATCTGCAGATAGCAGGAGGAAAGGGTACCTGGGAGCAGGTAAGAGTTTAAATGGAAACAAGAACCTCTGATTTCTCTCTCATCTAAGATTTCTGAGAGCCAGGCCCAAGTGCAAAGCAATGCCTTGGTTCTGACTGACATCTTACCCAACTTAATCTCCAGGGTTGGGCTGGGAGAGAATGAGCTCCCAAAGATAAATGCGGCTTCCCTTTCCTCATGTACCCTGACAGCAGACTAGTCAATCCCCTCCTTACTTTGCATAAGCTTTCTCCAGCAGAGCATTCCAAAACTCATTCATGGAGGTGGAGAAAGAGAAGACCAGATCTCCGTTAATGGTGGGCAACAAGTCGTCAATCACCACTTCAGTCCATTCTCCAAAATGCCAGAAACGAAAGCGAAATATCCCAgcatatttatctgttttttgagGGTCCCATTCCTGTTCCTTATGGTTGGGAATTGTCTAGAAATGCAAGAACATTTAATCAAGTGTTATTCACCAGACCACATCCAGAAACTGAGATTACAATTTACTCCTGGCAAATCCACAGGGCAACAGGAAGCATGCCACATACACCTGGTTTGAGTCTGGATTGGAAATTCCCAGATATGGCATTTTGCCCACAACTTCTGCTTCCTCAGTTCAGTTTTGCTGAGGATGATATCACCATGCCTGTCTAAATGCACACAGGAGTACACAGTGTGGCTGGGACAACCAGTTAGTGGTTAAATGCTTTCCACAAATAATCTATAAACTAGATGTTGAGAAGCGGACTATGTAAACATATTCATGATTGCATGTTTAAAATGCAAGGCATTCTAAAGAGCAAAATCAATCAAAATCAAGGCCCATtgtagtttgtttttaaatatccatTCTAGAGATTTTATATCAATTATATTAAATAtggatttcatttgcattttgaaTACAATCATGttaggaattttttttgtataacaGCTACACATTaatattccaaaattattttttgaggaaaATGCTTTAACTTTGTCCCAAGTCAAGTTAACACTTCATTGCCTTGACCGCTACCTGAatgctaaaataatttttgtactattaataatttattagaaCTTTTCAAGTCCTACTTCGGTATTTCTCACCTTTTCTGTTATTAATATGTATTAGTGACTTCCTGGCTTCTACTGACTTTATACCCCAGTAGGTACAGATAACATAATATGCAGAGATACTGAGTCAATGCACGGCAAATGATAACCAAA of the Pongo abelii isolate AG06213 chromosome X, NHGRI_mPonAbe1-v2.0_pri, whole genome shotgun sequence genome contains:
- the CAPN6 gene encoding calpain-6; protein product: MGPPLKLFKNQKYQELKQECIKDSRLFCDPTFLPENDSLFYNRLLPGKVVWKRPQDICDDPHLIVGNISNHQLTQGRLGHKPMVSAFSCLAVQESHWTKTIPNHKEQEWDPQKTDKYAGIFRFRFWHFGEWTEVVIDDLLPTINGDLVFSFSTSMNEFWNALLEKAYAKLLGCYEALDGLTITDIIVDFTGTLAETVDMQKGRYTELVEEKYKLFGELYKTFTKGGLICCSIESPNQEEQEVETDWGLLKGHTYTMTDIRKIRLGERLVEVFSAEKLYMVRLRNPLGRQEWSGPWSEISEEWQQLTAADRKNLGLVMSDDGEFWMSLEDFCRNFHKLNVCRNVNNPIFGRKELESVLGCWTVDDDPLMNRSGGCYNNRDTFLQNPQYIFTVPEDGHKVIMSLQQKDLRTYRRMGRPDNYIIGFELFKVEMNRKFRLHHLYIQERAGTSTYIDTRTVFLSKYLKKGNYVLVPTMFQHGRTSEFLLRIFSEVPVQLRELTLDMPKMSCWNLARGYPKVVTQITVHSAEDLEKKYANETVNPYLVIKCGKEEVRSPVQKNTVHAIFDTQAIFYRRTTDIPIIVQVWNSRKFCDQFLGQVTLDADPSDCRDLKSLYLRKKGGPTAKVKQGHISFKVISSDDLTEL